Proteins encoded in a region of the Homo sapiens chromosome 20, GRCh38.p14 Primary Assembly genome:
- the LZTS3 gene encoding leucine zipper putative tumor suppressor 3 isoform 1 (isoform 1 is encoded by transcript variant 4): MAKLETLPVRADPGRDPLLAFAPRPSELGPPDPRLAMGSVGSGVAHAQEFAMKSVGTRTGGGGSQGSFPGPRGSGSGASRERPGRYPSEDKGLANSLYLNGELRGSDHTDVCGNVVGSSGGSSSSGGSDKAPPQYREPSHPPKLLATSGKLDQCSEPLVRPSAFKPVVPKNFHSMQNLCPPQTNGTPEGRQGPGGLKGGLDKSRTMTPAGGSGSGLSDSGRNSLTSLPTYSSSYSQHLAPLSASTSHINRIGTASYGSGSGGSSGGGSGYQDLGTSDSGRASSKSGSSSSMGRPGHLGSGEGGGGGLPFAACSPPSPSALIQELEERLWEKEQEVAALRRSLEQSEAAVAQVLEERQKAWERELAELRQGCSGKLQQVARRAQRAQQGLQLQVLRLQQDKKQLQEEAARLMRQREELEDKVAACQKEQADFLPRIEETKWEVCQKAGEISLLKQQLKDSQADVSQKLSEIVGLRSQLREGRASLREKEEQLLSLRDSFSSKQASLELGEGELPAACLKPALTPVDPAEPQDALATCESDEAKMRRQAGVAAAASLVSVDGEAEAGGESGTRALRREVGRLQAELAAERRARERQGASFAEERRVWLEEKEKVIEYQKQLQLSYVEMYQRNQQLERRLRERGAAGGASTPTPQHGEEKKAWTPSRLERIESTEI, translated from the exons ATGGCGAAGCTGGAGACGCTGCCTGTGCGCGCTGACCCAGGGCGGGATCCTCTCCTGGCCTTTGCCCCACGGCCCTCCGAGCTTGGACCCCCGGACCCCCGCCTGGCCATGGGCAGCGTGGGCAGTGGGGTGGCCCATGCCCAGGAGTTTGCCATGAAGAGCGTGGGTACCCGCacagggggtgggggcagccagGGCAGTTTCCCTGGCCCCCGAGGCAGTGGCAGTGGGGCCAGCAGGGAGAGGCCGGGCCGCTACCCCTCAGAGGACAAGGGTCTCGCCAACTCCCTCTACCTCAATGGTGAGCTGCGGGGCAGTGACCACACCGATGTCTGTGGCAACGTGGTTGGCAGCAGcggaggcagcagcagcagtggtggcagTGACAAAGCCCCACCGCAGTATCGTGAGCCCAGCCACCCACCCAAGCTCCTGGCCACCTCTGGCAAGCTAGACCAG TGCTCAGAACCACTAGTTCGGCCGTCGGCCTTCAAGCCTGTCGTACCCAAGAATTTCCACTCCATGCAGAATTTGTGCCCCCCGCAGACCAATGGGACTCCTGAGGGACGGCAGGGCCCTGGTGGCCTCAAAGGCGGACTGGACAAGTCTCGGACCATGACTCCAGcgggtgggagtgggagtggcCTCTCAGACTCAGGCCGGAACTCCCTCACAAGCCTGCCCACCTACAGCTCCAGCTACAGCCAGCACCTGGCACCCCTCAGTGCCTCCACCAGCCACATTAACCGCATTGGCACTGCCAGCTATGGTAGTGGTAGTGGCGGCAGCAGCGGTGGGGGGTCGGGCTACCAGGACCTGGGGACCTCCGATAGTGGACGGGCCTCCAGCAAGAGTGGGTCGTCGTCATCTATGGGGCGGCCAGGCCACCTGGGCTCTGGGGAGGGCGGAGGTGGAGGCCTGCCTTTCGCGGCCTGCTCACCGCCCTCCCCCAGTGCACTCATCCAGGAGCTGGAGGAGCGGCTGtgggagaaggagcaggaggtGGCAGCTCTGCGGCGCAGCCTGGAGCAGAGCGAGGCGGCTGTGGCCCAGGTACTGGAGGAGCGGCAGAAGGCGTGGGAGCGGGAGCTGGCCGAGCTGCGGCAGGGCTGCAGCGGGAAGCTACAGCAGGTGGCCCGACGTGCCCAGCGCGCCCAGCAGGGCCTACAGCTGCAGGTGTTGCGGCTGCAGCAGGACAAGAAGCAGCTGCAGGAGGAGGCGGCCCGGCTGATGCGGCAGCGGGAAGAGCTGGAGGACAAGGTGGCCGCCTGCCAGAAGGAGCAGGCCGACTTCCTGCCCCGGATAGAGGAAACTAAGTGGGAG GTGTGCCAGAAGGCTGGCGAGATCTCCCTCCTGAAGCAGCAGCTGAAGGACTCGCAGGCGGATGTGTCGCAGAAGTTGAGTGAGATCGTGGGACTGCGCTCGCAGCTGCGGGAGGGCCGGGCTTCGCTGCGGGAGAAGGAGGAGCAGCTGCTCAGCCTGCGGGACTCCTTCAGCAGCAAGCAGGCCAGCCTGGAGCTGGGCGAAGGCGAGCTGCCTGCCGCCTGCCTCAAGCCGGCGCTGACCCCCGTGGACCCGGCCGAGCCACAGGATGCTCTGGCCACCTGCGAGAGCGACGAGGCTAAGATGCGCCGTCAGGCCGGGGTGGCCGCTGCCGCCTCCTTGGTTTCCGTGGacggggaggcggaggctggcgGGGAGAGCGGGACGCGGGCCCTGCGGCGGGAGGTGGGGCGGCTGCAGGCCGAGCTGGCGGCTGAGCGGCGGGCCCGGGAGCGCCAGGGTGCCAGCTTCGCCGAGGAGCGCCGCGTGTggctggaggagaaggagaaggtgaTCGAGTACCAGAAGCAGCTGCAGCTGAGCTACGTGGAGATGTACCAGCGCAACCAGCAGCTGGAGCGCAGGCTGCGGGAGCGCGGGGCCGCAGGGGGTGCAAGCACGCCCACTCCCCAGCATGGCGAGGAGAAGAAGGCCTGGACCCCCTCCCGCCTCGAGCGCATTGAGTCCACAGAAATCTGA
- the LZTS3 gene encoding leucine zipper putative tumor suppressor 3 isoform 5 (isoform 5 is encoded by transcript variant 8) — MAKLETLPVRADPGRDPLLAFAPRPSELGPPDPRLAMGSVGSGVAHAQEFAMKSVGTRTGGGGSQGSFPGPRGSGSGASRERPGRYPSEDKGLANSLYLNGELRGSDHTDVCGNVVGSSGGSSSSGGSDKAPPQYREPSHPPKLLATSGKLDQCSEPLVRPSAFKPVVPKNFHSMQNLCPPQTNGTPEGRQGPGGLKGGLDKSRTMTPAGGSGSGLSDSGRNSLTSLPTYSSSYSQHLAPLSASTSHINRIGTASYGSGSGGSSGGGSGYQDLGTSDSGRASSKSGSSSSMGRPGHLGSGEGGGGGLPFAACSPPSPSALIQELEERLWEKEQEVAALRRSLEQSEAAVAQVLEERQKAWERELAELRQGCSGKLQQVARRAQRAQQGLQLQVLRLQQDKKQLQEEAARLMRQREELEDKVCQKAGEISLLKQQLKDSQADVSQKLSEIVGLRSQLREGRASLREKEEQLLSLRDSFSSKQASLELGEGELPAACLKPALTPVDPAEPQDALATCESDEAKMRRQAGVAAAASLVSVDGEAEAGGESGTRALRREVGRLQAELAAERRARERQGASFAEERRVWLEEKEKVIEYQKQLQLSYVEMYQRNQQLERRLRERGAAGGASTPTPQHGEEKKAWTPSRLERIESTEI, encoded by the exons ATGGCGAAGCTGGAGACGCTGCCTGTGCGCGCTGACCCAGGGCGGGATCCTCTCCTGGCCTTTGCCCCACGGCCCTCCGAGCTTGGACCCCCGGACCCCCGCCTGGCCATGGGCAGCGTGGGCAGTGGGGTGGCCCATGCCCAGGAGTTTGCCATGAAGAGCGTGGGTACCCGCacagggggtgggggcagccagGGCAGTTTCCCTGGCCCCCGAGGCAGTGGCAGTGGGGCCAGCAGGGAGAGGCCGGGCCGCTACCCCTCAGAGGACAAGGGTCTCGCCAACTCCCTCTACCTCAATGGTGAGCTGCGGGGCAGTGACCACACCGATGTCTGTGGCAACGTGGTTGGCAGCAGcggaggcagcagcagcagtggtggcagTGACAAAGCCCCACCGCAGTATCGTGAGCCCAGCCACCCACCCAAGCTCCTGGCCACCTCTGGCAAGCTAGACCAG TGCTCAGAACCACTAGTTCGGCCGTCGGCCTTCAAGCCTGTCGTACCCAAGAATTTCCACTCCATGCAGAATTTGTGCCCCCCGCAGACCAATGGGACTCCTGAGGGACGGCAGGGCCCTGGTGGCCTCAAAGGCGGACTGGACAAGTCTCGGACCATGACTCCAGcgggtgggagtgggagtggcCTCTCAGACTCAGGCCGGAACTCCCTCACAAGCCTGCCCACCTACAGCTCCAGCTACAGCCAGCACCTGGCACCCCTCAGTGCCTCCACCAGCCACATTAACCGCATTGGCACTGCCAGCTATGGTAGTGGTAGTGGCGGCAGCAGCGGTGGGGGGTCGGGCTACCAGGACCTGGGGACCTCCGATAGTGGACGGGCCTCCAGCAAGAGTGGGTCGTCGTCATCTATGGGGCGGCCAGGCCACCTGGGCTCTGGGGAGGGCGGAGGTGGAGGCCTGCCTTTCGCGGCCTGCTCACCGCCCTCCCCCAGTGCACTCATCCAGGAGCTGGAGGAGCGGCTGtgggagaaggagcaggaggtGGCAGCTCTGCGGCGCAGCCTGGAGCAGAGCGAGGCGGCTGTGGCCCAGGTACTGGAGGAGCGGCAGAAGGCGTGGGAGCGGGAGCTGGCCGAGCTGCGGCAGGGCTGCAGCGGGAAGCTACAGCAGGTGGCCCGACGTGCCCAGCGCGCCCAGCAGGGCCTACAGCTGCAGGTGTTGCGGCTGCAGCAGGACAAGAAGCAGCTGCAGGAGGAGGCGGCCCGGCTGATGCGGCAGCGGGAAGAGCTGGAGGACAAG GTGTGCCAGAAGGCTGGCGAGATCTCCCTCCTGAAGCAGCAGCTGAAGGACTCGCAGGCGGATGTGTCGCAGAAGTTGAGTGAGATCGTGGGACTGCGCTCGCAGCTGCGGGAGGGCCGGGCTTCGCTGCGGGAGAAGGAGGAGCAGCTGCTCAGCCTGCGGGACTCCTTCAGCAGCAAGCAGGCCAGCCTGGAGCTGGGCGAAGGCGAGCTGCCTGCCGCCTGCCTCAAGCCGGCGCTGACCCCCGTGGACCCGGCCGAGCCACAGGATGCTCTGGCCACCTGCGAGAGCGACGAGGCTAAGATGCGCCGTCAGGCCGGGGTGGCCGCTGCCGCCTCCTTGGTTTCCGTGGacggggaggcggaggctggcgGGGAGAGCGGGACGCGGGCCCTGCGGCGGGAGGTGGGGCGGCTGCAGGCCGAGCTGGCGGCTGAGCGGCGGGCCCGGGAGCGCCAGGGTGCCAGCTTCGCCGAGGAGCGCCGCGTGTggctggaggagaaggagaaggtgaTCGAGTACCAGAAGCAGCTGCAGCTGAGCTACGTGGAGATGTACCAGCGCAACCAGCAGCTGGAGCGCAGGCTGCGGGAGCGCGGGGCCGCAGGGGGTGCAAGCACGCCCACTCCCCAGCATGGCGAGGAGAAGAAGGCCTGGACCCCCTCCCGCCTCGAGCGCATTGAGTCCACAGAAATCTGA
- the LZTS3 gene encoding leucine zipper putative tumor suppressor 3 isoform 3 (isoform 3 is encoded by transcript variant 3) yields the protein MAPADRASEGPRLEDPSAPQPLGKCPPGLVMAKLETLPVRADPGRDPLLAFAPRPSELGPPDPRLAMGSVGSGVAHAQEFAMKSVGTRTGGGGSQGSFPGPRGSGSGASRERPGRYPSEDKGLANSLYLNGELRGSDHTDVCGNVVGSSGGSSSSGGSDKAPPQYREPSHPPKLLATSGKLDQCSEPLVRPSAFKPVVPKNFHSMQNLCPPQTNGTPEGRQGPGGLKGGLDKSRTMTPAGGSGSGLSDSGRNSLTSLPTYSSSYSQHLAPLSASTSHINRIGTASYGSGSGGSSGGGSGYQDLGTSDSGRASSKSGSSSSMGRPGHLGSGEGGGGGLPFAACSPPSPSALIQELEERLWEKEQEVAALRRSLEQSEAAVAQVLEERQKAWERELAELRQGCSGKLQQVARRAQRAQQGLQLQVLRLQQDKKQLQEEAARLMRQREELEDKVAACQKEQADFLPRIEETKWEVCQKAGEISLLKQQLKDSQADVSQKLSEIVGLRSQLREGRASLREKEEQLLSLRDSFSSKQASLELGEGELPAACLKPALTPVDPAEPQDALATCESDEAKMRRQAGVAAAASLVSVDGEAEAGGESGTRALRREVGRLQAELAAERRARERQGASFAEERRVWLEEKEKVIEYQKQLQLSYVEMYQRNQQLERRLRERGAAGGASTPTPQHGEEKKAWTPSRLERIESTEI from the exons ATGGCCCCTGCAGACCGGGCCTCGGAGGGTCCCAGGCTTGAGGACCCGTCGGCCCCTCAACCCCTTGGAAAG TGCCCCCCTGGCTTAGTCATGGCGAAGCTGGAGACGCTGCCTGTGCGCGCTGACCCAGGGCGGGATCCTCTCCTGGCCTTTGCCCCACGGCCCTCCGAGCTTGGACCCCCGGACCCCCGCCTGGCCATGGGCAGCGTGGGCAGTGGGGTGGCCCATGCCCAGGAGTTTGCCATGAAGAGCGTGGGTACCCGCacagggggtgggggcagccagGGCAGTTTCCCTGGCCCCCGAGGCAGTGGCAGTGGGGCCAGCAGGGAGAGGCCGGGCCGCTACCCCTCAGAGGACAAGGGTCTCGCCAACTCCCTCTACCTCAATGGTGAGCTGCGGGGCAGTGACCACACCGATGTCTGTGGCAACGTGGTTGGCAGCAGcggaggcagcagcagcagtggtggcagTGACAAAGCCCCACCGCAGTATCGTGAGCCCAGCCACCCACCCAAGCTCCTGGCCACCTCTGGCAAGCTAGACCAG TGCTCAGAACCACTAGTTCGGCCGTCGGCCTTCAAGCCTGTCGTACCCAAGAATTTCCACTCCATGCAGAATTTGTGCCCCCCGCAGACCAATGGGACTCCTGAGGGACGGCAGGGCCCTGGTGGCCTCAAAGGCGGACTGGACAAGTCTCGGACCATGACTCCAGcgggtgggagtgggagtggcCTCTCAGACTCAGGCCGGAACTCCCTCACAAGCCTGCCCACCTACAGCTCCAGCTACAGCCAGCACCTGGCACCCCTCAGTGCCTCCACCAGCCACATTAACCGCATTGGCACTGCCAGCTATGGTAGTGGTAGTGGCGGCAGCAGCGGTGGGGGGTCGGGCTACCAGGACCTGGGGACCTCCGATAGTGGACGGGCCTCCAGCAAGAGTGGGTCGTCGTCATCTATGGGGCGGCCAGGCCACCTGGGCTCTGGGGAGGGCGGAGGTGGAGGCCTGCCTTTCGCGGCCTGCTCACCGCCCTCCCCCAGTGCACTCATCCAGGAGCTGGAGGAGCGGCTGtgggagaaggagcaggaggtGGCAGCTCTGCGGCGCAGCCTGGAGCAGAGCGAGGCGGCTGTGGCCCAGGTACTGGAGGAGCGGCAGAAGGCGTGGGAGCGGGAGCTGGCCGAGCTGCGGCAGGGCTGCAGCGGGAAGCTACAGCAGGTGGCCCGACGTGCCCAGCGCGCCCAGCAGGGCCTACAGCTGCAGGTGTTGCGGCTGCAGCAGGACAAGAAGCAGCTGCAGGAGGAGGCGGCCCGGCTGATGCGGCAGCGGGAAGAGCTGGAGGACAAGGTGGCCGCCTGCCAGAAGGAGCAGGCCGACTTCCTGCCCCGGATAGAGGAAACTAAGTGGGAG GTGTGCCAGAAGGCTGGCGAGATCTCCCTCCTGAAGCAGCAGCTGAAGGACTCGCAGGCGGATGTGTCGCAGAAGTTGAGTGAGATCGTGGGACTGCGCTCGCAGCTGCGGGAGGGCCGGGCTTCGCTGCGGGAGAAGGAGGAGCAGCTGCTCAGCCTGCGGGACTCCTTCAGCAGCAAGCAGGCCAGCCTGGAGCTGGGCGAAGGCGAGCTGCCTGCCGCCTGCCTCAAGCCGGCGCTGACCCCCGTGGACCCGGCCGAGCCACAGGATGCTCTGGCCACCTGCGAGAGCGACGAGGCTAAGATGCGCCGTCAGGCCGGGGTGGCCGCTGCCGCCTCCTTGGTTTCCGTGGacggggaggcggaggctggcgGGGAGAGCGGGACGCGGGCCCTGCGGCGGGAGGTGGGGCGGCTGCAGGCCGAGCTGGCGGCTGAGCGGCGGGCCCGGGAGCGCCAGGGTGCCAGCTTCGCCGAGGAGCGCCGCGTGTggctggaggagaaggagaaggtgaTCGAGTACCAGAAGCAGCTGCAGCTGAGCTACGTGGAGATGTACCAGCGCAACCAGCAGCTGGAGCGCAGGCTGCGGGAGCGCGGGGCCGCAGGGGGTGCAAGCACGCCCACTCCCCAGCATGGCGAGGAGAAGAAGGCCTGGACCCCCTCCCGCCTCGAGCGCATTGAGTCCACAGAAATCTGA
- the LZTS3 gene encoding leucine zipper putative tumor suppressor 3 isoform 4 (isoform 4 is encoded by transcript variant 7), with protein MAPADRASEGPRLEDPSAPQPLGKCPPGLVMAKLETLPVRADPGRDPLLAFAPRPSELGPPDPRLAMGSVGSGVAHAQEFAMKSVGTRTGGGGSQGSFPGPRGSGSGASRERPGRYPSEDKGLANSLYLNGELRGSDHTDVCGNVVGSSGGSSSSGGSDKAPPQYREPSHPPKLLATSGKLDQCSEPLVRPSAFKPVVPKNFHSMQNLCPPQTNGTPEGRQGPGGLKGGLDKSRTMTPAGGSGSGLSDSGRNSLTSLPTYSSSYSQHLAPLSASTSHINRIGTASYGSGSGGSSGGGSGYQDLGTSDSGRASSKSGSSSSMGRPGHLGSGEGGGGGLPFAACSPPSPSALIQELEERLWEKEQEVAALRRSLEQSEAAVAQVLEERQKAWERELAELRQGCSGKLQQVARRAQRAQQGLQLQVLRLQQDKKQLQEEAARLMRQREELEDKVCQKAGEISLLKQQLKDSQADVSQKLSEIVGLRSQLREGRASLREKEEQLLSLRDSFSSKQASLELGEGELPAACLKPALTPVDPAEPQDALATCESDEAKMRRQAGVAAAASLVSVDGEAEAGGESGTRALRREVGRLQAELAAERRARERQGASFAEERRVWLEEKEKVIEYQKQLQLSYVEMYQRNQQLERRLRERGAAGGASTPTPQHGEEKKAWTPSRLERIESTEI; from the exons ATGGCCCCTGCAGACCGGGCCTCGGAGGGTCCCAGGCTTGAGGACCCGTCGGCCCCTCAACCCCTTGGAAAG TGCCCCCCTGGCTTAGTCATGGCGAAGCTGGAGACGCTGCCTGTGCGCGCTGACCCAGGGCGGGATCCTCTCCTGGCCTTTGCCCCACGGCCCTCCGAGCTTGGACCCCCGGACCCCCGCCTGGCCATGGGCAGCGTGGGCAGTGGGGTGGCCCATGCCCAGGAGTTTGCCATGAAGAGCGTGGGTACCCGCacagggggtgggggcagccagGGCAGTTTCCCTGGCCCCCGAGGCAGTGGCAGTGGGGCCAGCAGGGAGAGGCCGGGCCGCTACCCCTCAGAGGACAAGGGTCTCGCCAACTCCCTCTACCTCAATGGTGAGCTGCGGGGCAGTGACCACACCGATGTCTGTGGCAACGTGGTTGGCAGCAGcggaggcagcagcagcagtggtggcagTGACAAAGCCCCACCGCAGTATCGTGAGCCCAGCCACCCACCCAAGCTCCTGGCCACCTCTGGCAAGCTAGACCAG TGCTCAGAACCACTAGTTCGGCCGTCGGCCTTCAAGCCTGTCGTACCCAAGAATTTCCACTCCATGCAGAATTTGTGCCCCCCGCAGACCAATGGGACTCCTGAGGGACGGCAGGGCCCTGGTGGCCTCAAAGGCGGACTGGACAAGTCTCGGACCATGACTCCAGcgggtgggagtgggagtggcCTCTCAGACTCAGGCCGGAACTCCCTCACAAGCCTGCCCACCTACAGCTCCAGCTACAGCCAGCACCTGGCACCCCTCAGTGCCTCCACCAGCCACATTAACCGCATTGGCACTGCCAGCTATGGTAGTGGTAGTGGCGGCAGCAGCGGTGGGGGGTCGGGCTACCAGGACCTGGGGACCTCCGATAGTGGACGGGCCTCCAGCAAGAGTGGGTCGTCGTCATCTATGGGGCGGCCAGGCCACCTGGGCTCTGGGGAGGGCGGAGGTGGAGGCCTGCCTTTCGCGGCCTGCTCACCGCCCTCCCCCAGTGCACTCATCCAGGAGCTGGAGGAGCGGCTGtgggagaaggagcaggaggtGGCAGCTCTGCGGCGCAGCCTGGAGCAGAGCGAGGCGGCTGTGGCCCAGGTACTGGAGGAGCGGCAGAAGGCGTGGGAGCGGGAGCTGGCCGAGCTGCGGCAGGGCTGCAGCGGGAAGCTACAGCAGGTGGCCCGACGTGCCCAGCGCGCCCAGCAGGGCCTACAGCTGCAGGTGTTGCGGCTGCAGCAGGACAAGAAGCAGCTGCAGGAGGAGGCGGCCCGGCTGATGCGGCAGCGGGAAGAGCTGGAGGACAAG GTGTGCCAGAAGGCTGGCGAGATCTCCCTCCTGAAGCAGCAGCTGAAGGACTCGCAGGCGGATGTGTCGCAGAAGTTGAGTGAGATCGTGGGACTGCGCTCGCAGCTGCGGGAGGGCCGGGCTTCGCTGCGGGAGAAGGAGGAGCAGCTGCTCAGCCTGCGGGACTCCTTCAGCAGCAAGCAGGCCAGCCTGGAGCTGGGCGAAGGCGAGCTGCCTGCCGCCTGCCTCAAGCCGGCGCTGACCCCCGTGGACCCGGCCGAGCCACAGGATGCTCTGGCCACCTGCGAGAGCGACGAGGCTAAGATGCGCCGTCAGGCCGGGGTGGCCGCTGCCGCCTCCTTGGTTTCCGTGGacggggaggcggaggctggcgGGGAGAGCGGGACGCGGGCCCTGCGGCGGGAGGTGGGGCGGCTGCAGGCCGAGCTGGCGGCTGAGCGGCGGGCCCGGGAGCGCCAGGGTGCCAGCTTCGCCGAGGAGCGCCGCGTGTggctggaggagaaggagaaggtgaTCGAGTACCAGAAGCAGCTGCAGCTGAGCTACGTGGAGATGTACCAGCGCAACCAGCAGCTGGAGCGCAGGCTGCGGGAGCGCGGGGCCGCAGGGGGTGCAAGCACGCCCACTCCCCAGCATGGCGAGGAGAAGAAGGCCTGGACCCCCTCCCGCCTCGAGCGCATTGAGTCCACAGAAATCTGA
- the LZTS3 gene encoding leucine zipper putative tumor suppressor 3 isoform 2 (isoform 2 is encoded by transcript variant 2), whose translation MAKLETLPVRADPGRDPLLAFAPRPSELGPPDPRLAMGSVGSGVAHAQEFAMKSVGTRTGGGGSQGSFPGPRGSGSGASRERPGRYPSEDKGLANSLYLNGELRGSDHTDVCGNVVGSSGGSSSSGGSDKAPPQYREPSHPPKLLATSGKLDQCSEPLVRPSAFKPVVPKNFHSMQNLCPPQTNGTPEGRQGPGGLKGGLDKSRTMTPAGGSGSGLSDSGRNSLTSLPTYSSSYSQHLAPLSASTSHINRIGTASYGSGSGGSSGGGSGYQDLGTSDSGRASSKSGSSSSMGRPGHLGSGEGGGGGLPFAACSPPSPSALIQELEERLWEKEQEVAALRRSLEQSEAAVAQQDKKQLQEEAARLMRQREELEDKVAACQKEQADFLPRIEETKWEVCQKAGEISLLKQQLKDSQADVSQKLSEIVGLRSQLREGRASLREKEEQLLSLRDSFSSKQASLELGEGELPAACLKPALTPVDPAEPQDALATCESDEAKMRRQAGVAAAASLVSVDGEAEAGGESGTRALRREVGRLQAELAAERRARERQGASFAEERRVWLEEKEKVIEYQKQLQLSYVEMYQRNQQLERRLRERGAAGGASTPTPQHGEEKKAWTPSRLERIESTEI comes from the exons ATGGCGAAGCTGGAGACGCTGCCTGTGCGCGCTGACCCAGGGCGGGATCCTCTCCTGGCCTTTGCCCCACGGCCCTCCGAGCTTGGACCCCCGGACCCCCGCCTGGCCATGGGCAGCGTGGGCAGTGGGGTGGCCCATGCCCAGGAGTTTGCCATGAAGAGCGTGGGTACCCGCacagggggtgggggcagccagGGCAGTTTCCCTGGCCCCCGAGGCAGTGGCAGTGGGGCCAGCAGGGAGAGGCCGGGCCGCTACCCCTCAGAGGACAAGGGTCTCGCCAACTCCCTCTACCTCAATGGTGAGCTGCGGGGCAGTGACCACACCGATGTCTGTGGCAACGTGGTTGGCAGCAGcggaggcagcagcagcagtggtggcagTGACAAAGCCCCACCGCAGTATCGTGAGCCCAGCCACCCACCCAAGCTCCTGGCCACCTCTGGCAAGCTAGACCAG TGCTCAGAACCACTAGTTCGGCCGTCGGCCTTCAAGCCTGTCGTACCCAAGAATTTCCACTCCATGCAGAATTTGTGCCCCCCGCAGACCAATGGGACTCCTGAGGGACGGCAGGGCCCTGGTGGCCTCAAAGGCGGACTGGACAAGTCTCGGACCATGACTCCAGcgggtgggagtgggagtggcCTCTCAGACTCAGGCCGGAACTCCCTCACAAGCCTGCCCACCTACAGCTCCAGCTACAGCCAGCACCTGGCACCCCTCAGTGCCTCCACCAGCCACATTAACCGCATTGGCACTGCCAGCTATGGTAGTGGTAGTGGCGGCAGCAGCGGTGGGGGGTCGGGCTACCAGGACCTGGGGACCTCCGATAGTGGACGGGCCTCCAGCAAGAGTGGGTCGTCGTCATCTATGGGGCGGCCAGGCCACCTGGGCTCTGGGGAGGGCGGAGGTGGAGGCCTGCCTTTCGCGGCCTGCTCACCGCCCTCCCCCAGTGCACTCATCCAGGAGCTGGAGGAGCGGCTGtgggagaaggagcaggaggtGGCAGCTCTGCGGCGCAGCCTGGAGCAGAGCGAGGCGGCTGTGGCCCAG CAGGACAAGAAGCAGCTGCAGGAGGAGGCGGCCCGGCTGATGCGGCAGCGGGAAGAGCTGGAGGACAAGGTGGCCGCCTGCCAGAAGGAGCAGGCCGACTTCCTGCCCCGGATAGAGGAAACTAAGTGGGAG GTGTGCCAGAAGGCTGGCGAGATCTCCCTCCTGAAGCAGCAGCTGAAGGACTCGCAGGCGGATGTGTCGCAGAAGTTGAGTGAGATCGTGGGACTGCGCTCGCAGCTGCGGGAGGGCCGGGCTTCGCTGCGGGAGAAGGAGGAGCAGCTGCTCAGCCTGCGGGACTCCTTCAGCAGCAAGCAGGCCAGCCTGGAGCTGGGCGAAGGCGAGCTGCCTGCCGCCTGCCTCAAGCCGGCGCTGACCCCCGTGGACCCGGCCGAGCCACAGGATGCTCTGGCCACCTGCGAGAGCGACGAGGCTAAGATGCGCCGTCAGGCCGGGGTGGCCGCTGCCGCCTCCTTGGTTTCCGTGGacggggaggcggaggctggcgGGGAGAGCGGGACGCGGGCCCTGCGGCGGGAGGTGGGGCGGCTGCAGGCCGAGCTGGCGGCTGAGCGGCGGGCCCGGGAGCGCCAGGGTGCCAGCTTCGCCGAGGAGCGCCGCGTGTggctggaggagaaggagaaggtgaTCGAGTACCAGAAGCAGCTGCAGCTGAGCTACGTGGAGATGTACCAGCGCAACCAGCAGCTGGAGCGCAGGCTGCGGGAGCGCGGGGCCGCAGGGGGTGCAAGCACGCCCACTCCCCAGCATGGCGAGGAGAAGAAGGCCTGGACCCCCTCCCGCCTCGAGCGCATTGAGTCCACAGAAATCTGA